In Dermacentor variabilis isolate Ectoservices chromosome 7, ASM5094787v1, whole genome shotgun sequence, a genomic segment contains:
- the LOC142587210 gene encoding endothelin-converting enzyme 1-like — protein MTSTALLLEQRRLFGPSATSPSTWSAASRSPTPSELSKEWTPLLWPNKGPPPHLTKPGVTFALAASTTVASGRPYGKTSTIPPVGGGLSKKIVDDDIGPALVPSRKTHRAKGAQFPHAASMPSLLMSNEDAVRIDFEDQRKLWVDSYFSDESHRTRLPAVPCSTPVGMTPIGRRQTLLEHVWQASASRLKLIAASTAYCALIVAISVVADSSFPHCEHPITCFDLTRELEASIDASVDPCSDMYDHVCGRWSEQYPGKRHQFALLNERLRFVLFRAVEESRDQKNAAEKAGLALSSCMRVWSSGDVDNAGAISDVLNRRGLIWPATRNVAVRDVFRELVAFTLKDDISVFFALKVFTHLKAGDKYTFELKYPQLIMEPILDPEELQTCIRTYNSSVDVTGLAMQIINLELDYATSTAVNSAYDYSPKYHKFGDIDAMYNSSIVSTGWWLDAINEHLPSDAAVGSDSVFLLYDKFALSSITDILSVYSDRTMNLQNFIGWKIVRYLSYGASSKLSTCDFRDERGNWTFTFPVALKYCIRYVNEILPYGLLTLQLTGILAGSEIPYARNMTNDIRRAIEISYNFSWLDEQSAAGAVRRLRDIHAIIGGPRRLLSRGAVDVHYRHIPGVYKESFVNWLVDSYRAVAESKIKRVYPPSHPDHRSPSRDDWELTEDTMSAFYLPPYHLIYVPGSLLLPPFQSDLAPDSFNYGGLGKVIAHELTHAFDPKYIDVNYAREPDVFYTPQFKEKFLAKIDCLILQTNAMSQDLFVGERTITESFADNSGTELAYLTYSALAEARRKDGVAGFTADQSFFAATCFFLCGADGEKRVQNSVYLSLKARCNQPLMNTEQFAEAFPCAVGTPMRPPNRCDIHTPRMTSRR, from the coding sequence ATGACGTCGACAGCTCTGTTGCTCGAGCAACGACGGCTGTTTGGCCCTTCCGCTACGTCACCGTCTACGTGGTCAGCGGCATCGCGGTCACCAACGCCGTCCGAGCTGTCGAAGGAATGGACACCTCTGCTTTGGCCGAATAAGGGACCACCCCCACATCTTACAAAGCCGGGAGTGACGTTCGCCTTGGCTGCTTCGACGACGGTGGCGAGCGGCCGGCCTTATGGTAAGACGTCCACGATTCCACCGGTGGGTGGCGGTCTCTCTAAAAAGATTGTCGACGATGATATTGGCCCCGCCCTTGTCCCATCGAGGAAGACGCATCGAGCAAAGGGGGCTCAGTTTCCGCACGCAGCGTCAATGCCTTCGTTACTCATGTCGAACGAGGATGCTGTTCGCATTGACTTCGAAGACCAGAGGAAGCTTTGGGTAGACAGCTACTTCTCTGACGAGAGTCACCGGACCAGATTGCCTGCCGTGCCCTGCAGCACGCCCGTAGGGATGACGCCGATCGGCCGGCGACAAACTCTGCTCGAGCACGTCTGGCAAGCTAGCGCGAGCCGATTGAAACTTATCGCAGCGTCGACAGCATACTGCGCGCTAATCGTCGCCATCAGCGTTGTCGCAGACTCGAGCTTCCCGCACTGCGAGCACCCGATCACGTGCTTCGACCTCACGCGcgagctggaggccagcatcgaCGCCAGCGTGGACCCGTGCTCGGACATGTACGATCACGTTTGCGGACGCTGGTCCGAGCAATACCCCGGAAAGCGACACCAGTTCGCGCTTCTCAACGAGAGACTTCGCTTCGTTCTCTTCCGCGCGGTCGAGGAGTCGCGCGACCAGAAGAACGCCGCGGAGAAGGCTGGCCTAGCCTTGTCTTCGTGCATGAGAGTCTGGAGCAGCGGAGACGTCGACAACGCCGGCGCCATCAGCGACGTGCTCAACCGACGCGGCCTCATCTGGCCGGCGACAAGGAACGTGGCTGTGCGAGACGTATTTCGCGAACTGGTCGCCTTCACCCTGAAGGACGACATCAGCGTCTTCTTCGCCCTCAAGGTGTTCACCCATCTGAAGGCGGGGGACAAGTACACGTTCGAGTTAAAGTACCCGCAGCTCATAATGGAGCCCATTCTCGACCCCGAAGAGCTGCAGACCTGCATCAGGACCTACAACAGCAGCGTCGATGTCACGGGACTCGCGATGCAAATAATAAACCTGGAGCTGGACTACGCCACGAGCACGGCGGTCAACTCGGCCTACGACTACTCACCCAAGTACCACAAGTTCGGCGACATCGACGCAATGTACAACTCCTCAATCGTCAGTACCGGCTGGTGGCTGGACGCCATCAACGAACACTtgccgagcgacgccgctgtTGGTTCGGACAGTGTCTTCCTGCTCTACGACAAGTTCGCCCTGTCTTCGATCACTGACATTCTATCCGTATATTCGGACAGGACTATGAACCTGCAGAATTTCATTGGATGGAAGATAGTTAGGTACCTTTCCTACGGGGCCTCCAGCAAGCTGTCCACTTGTGACTTCCGCGACGAACGGGGCAACTGGACTTTCACGTTCCCCGTGGCCCTGAAATACTGCATAAGATACGTGAACGAGATCCTTCCTTACGGCCTCCTGACACTACAACTTACTGGCATACTAGCGGGCAGCGAAATTCCTTACGCTCGAAATATGACAAACGACATTCGGCGCGCCATAGAAATCTCCTACAACTTCTCCTGGCTGGACGAGCAGTCGGCGGCGGGAGCGGTTCGACGACTTCGGGACATTCACGCCATCATAGGCGGACCGAGAAGACTTCTTTCGCGGGGAGCAGTGGATGTTCACTACAGACACATTCCTGGCGTGTACAAAGAAAGTTTCGTTAATTGGCTCGTGGACTCCTACCGAGCAGTCGCCGAGAGCAAGATTAAGCGCGTTTATCCACCCAGTCACCCTGATCACCGCTCACCGAGCCGCGACGACTGGGAACTGACCGAAGACACCATGAGTGCATTTTACCTGCCGCCATATCACCTAATCTATGTGCCGGGGTCACTCCTACTGCCACCATTTCAGAGCGATTTGGCTCCCGACTCGTTCAACTACGGAGGACTCGGCAAGGTCATCGCCCACGAACTGACACACGCGTTCGACCCGAAGTACATCGACGTAAATTACGCTCGCGAACCAGACGTCTTCTACACGCCGCAGTTCAAAGAGAAGTTCTTGGCCAAAATCGACTGCCTGATTCTTCAGACGAACGCGATGTCCCAGGACCTGTTCGTTGGCGAGCGAACCATTACCGAATCCTTCGCCGACAACTCCGGTACGGAGCTTGCCTACCTGACCTACTCGGCGCTTGCCGAAGCCAGACGCAAGGACGGCGTGGCTGGTTTTACGGCAGACCAAAGCTTCTTCGCTGCGACTTGTTTCTTTCTGTGTGGCGCGGACGGCGAGAAGCGGGTCCAGAACTCGGTCTACCTGTCTCTCAAGGCTCGCTGCAACCAGCCCTTGATGAACACGGAACAGTTCGCCGAAGCCTTTCCGTGTGCGGTGGGAACTCCGATGCGCCCGCCGAACCGCTGTGACATTCACACGCCCAGAATGACGTCAAGACGGTGA